In a single window of the Necator americanus strain Aroian chromosome X, whole genome shotgun sequence genome:
- a CDS encoding hypothetical protein (NECATOR_CHRX.G21350.T1), with protein sequence MVTNNEEHVQLDPGDGDGAVDVYPRVPFSKRSSSSMAIDPAERYAHGGAKKTMTRYISSLKNMVPIRKGKRTGVKGGAKIDESGLFSFVTYSWVFEYLFSAFKGKLDKDQVWNCSIYDASNVNMARMEVLWDDELKRNPQSPSLFRALFRFIKTRLWAACGVFLFCLIFGFIGPTCLIRGLVQFAERPPLEGEPVNYRLGIFLVISIGLVEVARVLSYGATWAVSYRTGIRVRGALLGLLFKRILGARNVGKRTAAEFVNMFANDGQRLFDAVTFAPLVIVGPLVLIGGVGYLLAVVGRWSLLGILVFFIFDVIQYGLGKTMVRCRNNAIEKTEKRISLMGEIIRCIRIIKINCMEESFSRRIEQMRHAEKVDIQTAGYAQSLAIACGPVVPVVAAILTFLGVVLSGHDLLASDAFSAITVFFVMLFGIRMIPYGSRYLAEAIVAIRRIQEILLSEQWEGVQPHTQDQNVAIRFRSATLTWSRPNVESTATPTEATPVDTQESAFTLDNITLIIRKKELTGICGAVGSGKSALLNSIIGHMFTINGDIEVGGTFAYAPQIPWIQNATVQENILFGSIMNSQRYYKAVSSCQLTKDMESLAAGDQTEIGERGATLSGGQKARVSLARAIFAHKDIYLLDDIFSSLDKKVSEKIFENAILDVLSSKTVVMVTTDPQRLSQCDRVIFMDSGRVVAHGSHDELLATCAQYKEYCDSAKVQEEISTHESILDNSNQEGRLSSPSEEDLDKIEDIVDIKDPGAKLIADDDTKGKIVDDEEDYGLAGMSFSIYKSYVRAAGSLLVWVLLLAAFILNVSASIFSTFWLSRWLKTGHGEELVQVNGSVRLHSEGSLADSPDTPYYSTVYGISLVILFVSGLIKAMIFVKVSLNAASRLHNNMFSSVIRGTIAFFDSTPTGRILNRFSKDMDEIDVKLPFTAEVFLQNMITCIGFLLVIAWVFPAFLIACIPLFAIFLLFVMCFRAGIRSLKRSENISRSPLFDHITATVEGLACIHSYGQSNRFLEALKQRLDANSGAVFMFQSAMRWLAVWLDLLVVMITSIVAFFIVILTGTLSPADAGMALAFAVQMSGIFQFAVRTQTELEAKMTSVERVAYYSETIQSEGNWETRKGIDVPKEWPQNGQIDFQSVKLRYRPKFPLALNDVTFEVKPKEKIGVIGRTGSGKSSLGNVLYRLYPLTWGRIFIDGVDIATIGLHTLRKAMSFIPQDPVLFAGTVRSNLDPNNVFTDSELWSALEKTYLKTLISNLDKKLESEVTTGGENFSVGERQLLCLARALLSKAKIVLLDEATSSLDMSTDKLIQKVIREVFQDATVLLIAHRLENVYGLDRVLMMDGGKVVEFDRPEVLLNKTASELRILVRQTAGADEIFVESEGGGSESSPEIMDKREINDSESVPEIINKDLSPDTESMPEMVEKQEIDDEDDSVEILDRPTNPPSLDDDDIEVVSAPTNQ encoded by the exons ATGGTAACGAACAACGAGGAGCACGTTCAGCTTGATCCAGGTGACGGTGACGGTGCTGTGGATGTCTATCCTAGAGTTCCCTTCTCAAAAAGATCTTCCAGCAG TATGGCCATTGATCCGGCTGAGAGGTATGCTCATGGAGGGGCAAAGAAGACCATGACACgttacatttcttccttaaaaaataTGGTACCTATTCGCAAAGGGAAGAG AACTGGTGTCAAAGGTGGCGCTAAAATTGACGAGTCTGGTCTATTCTCGTTCGTTACCTACAGTTGGgtatttgaatatttattttcggCGTTCAAAGGGAAATTAGACAAGGATCAAGTATGGAATTGCAGCATTTACGATGCTAGTAATGTAAATATGGCTAG GATGGAAGTACTTTGGGATGATGAGCTGAAACGAAATCCTCAAAGCCCCTCACTTTTTCGTGCTTTATTTCGATTTATCAAGACACGGTTGTGGGCCGCATGTGGCGTGTTTCTCTTCTGTTTAATCTTTGGATTCATCGGTCCAACATGTCTTATAAGag GGCTTGTGCAATTTGCCGAACGACCTCCTTTGGAAGGTGAACCAGTGAACTATCGTCTTGGGATTTTTCTTGTCATATCCATCGGATTG gtAGAAGTTGCTCGCGTTTTATCGTATGGTGCAACATGGGCCGTATCATACCGTACAGGTATCCGTGTTCGAGGTGCCCTATTAGGATTACTCTTTAAGCGTATCCTTGGTGCACGTAATGTAGGGAAAAGGACTGCTGCTGAG TTTGTGAACATGTTTGCAAACGATGGACAACGACTTTTTGACGCTGTTACATTTGCGCCGCTTGTGATCGTAGGACCGCTTGTGCTTATTG GCGGAGTTGGGTACCTGCTTGCTGTAGTTGGACGATGGTCGCTGCTTGGGATCCttgtctttttcattttcgatgtTATTCAG tatggCTTGGGAAAGACAATGGTCCGTTGTCGTAATAATGCCATAGAGAAAACGGAGAAAAGGATCAGCCTTATGGGTGAGATTATACGCTGCATTCGTATCATCAAAATAAACTGTATGGAGGAGAGCTTCTCGAGAAGAATTGaac aaatgcgTCACGCCGAGAAGGTCGACATCCAGACAGCTGGATACGCTCAATCGTTAGCTATAGCATGTGGTCCGGTTGTTCCTGTGGTAGCTGCAATCCTTACTTTTCTAGGAGTAGTACTATCAGGGCATGATCTATTGGCTAGTGAT gcaTTTTCTGCGATCACTGTATTTTTTGTGATGTTATTTGGTATAAGAATGATTCCATATGGAAGCAGATATCTCGCTGAAGCAATTGTTGCAATTCGAAGAATTCAAGAGATCTTACTA aGCGAACAATGGGAAGGAGTACAACCACATACTCAGGATCAAAATGTGGCGATTCGATTCCGTAGCGCTACCCTCACTTGGAGTCGACCAAATG ttgaATCGACTGCAACGCCTACAGAAGCAACGCCTGTGGATACCCAGGAATCCGCGTTCACCTTGGATAACATTACATTAATCatcaggaaaaaagagttgaCAGGAATTTGTGGAGCGGTTGGAAGTGGAAAAAGTGCACTGCTTAACAGCATCATTGGACAT ATGTTCACCATAAATGGCGATATAGAGGTCGGCGGAACTTTTGCATACGCACCACAAATACCATGGATCCAAAACGCTACCGTCcaggaaaatattcttttcggTTCGATTATGAATTCTCAAAGATATTATAAG GCTGTAAGTAGCTGTCAACTGACAAAGGATATGGAATCGTTAGCTGCTGGAGATCAAACGGAA aTCGGCGAACGAGGTGCTACACTTTCCGGCGGGCAAAAGGCGCGCGTTTCTTTGGCACGTGCGATCTTTGCTCACAAGGATATATATCTTTTAGATGACATATTTTCTAGCCTGGATAAAAAG GTTTCCgagaaaatcttcgaaaatgCTATCCTTGACGTTCTGTCTAGCAAGACCGTTGTGATGGTCACCACGGATCCACAG cGCCTATCGCAATGCGATCGTGTGATATTCATGGATAGTGGACGAGTTGTCGCGCACGGATCGCACGATGAGCTCCTAGCGACATGTGCTCAATACAAGGAATATTGTGATAGTGCAAAAGTTCAAG aagaaatttctactCATGAAAGTATTCTGGACAATTCGAACCAAGAAGGACGATTGTCCTCGCCATCGGAGGAGGATCTCGACAAA ATCGAAGATATTGTGGATATCAAAGATCCTGGTGCAAAACTTATTGCTGATGATGACACGAAAG GTAAAATTGTGGATGATGAGGAAGATTATGGATTGGCAGGGATGTCGTTTTCTATTTACAA AAGTTATGTGCGTGCAGCTGGAAGTCTCTTAGTTTGGGTACTTCTCCTGGCCGCCTTTATTCTAAACGTATCCGCTTCgatattttccacattttgGCTGTCACGATGGTTAAAAACCGGTCATGGAGAGGAG CTAGTCCAAGTGAACGGCAGTGTTCGTCTACATTCAGAAGGTAGTTTGGCCGATAGTCCTGATACACCGTATTATTCGACTGTATATGGGATTTCACTTGTGATACTTTTCGTCTCAGGACTTATTAAAGCGATGATCTTTGTGAAG GTATCACTTAATGCAGCAAGTCGACTTCACAACAATATGTTCTCGTCGGTAATTCGTGGTACTATAGCATTCTTCGATTCCACACCAACCGGACGTATTTTGAACCGATTTTCTAAGGATATGGACGAGa TTGATGTGAAGTTACCGTTCACCGCCGAAGTTTTTCTCCAGAATATGATAACATGTATTGGATTTTTGCTTGTTATCGCATGGGTATTTCCAGCATTTCTTATAGCTTGTATTCCTTTATTCGCTATCTTCCTACTTTTTGTCATGTGCTTTAGGGCTGGAATAAGAAG CTTAAAACGTTCCGAAAATATCTCTCGATCTCCACTTTTCGATCATATCACAGCTACTGTAGAAGGATTAGCTTGTATTCATTCGTATGGACAGTCAAATCGTTTTTTGGAAGCACTCAAACAGCGACTTGATGCGAACAG CGGAGCTGTGTTCATGTTTCAATCGGCTATGCGATGGTTAGCGGTTTGGTTGGATTTGCTTGTTGTGATGATCACTTCAATTGTTGCTTTCTTTATTGTTATTCTTACTGGAACATTATCACCTGCAGATGCAGGAATGGCATTGGCATTTGCTGTACAG atGAGCGGTATCTTCCAGTTTGCCGTACGTACACAAACGGAATTGGAAGCAAAAATGACTTCTGTTGAACGTGTCGCCTACTATTCCGAA ACCATTCAATCTGAAGGAAACTGGGAGACCAGAAAAGGAATTGACGTACCGAAAGAATGGCCACAGAATGGACAAATTGATTTCCAGAGTGTAAA GCTGCGTTATCGTCCCAAATTTCCATTAGCCTTGAATGACGTCACCTTTGAGGTAAAaccgaaggaaaaaattggtgTAATCGGAAGAACTGGATCAG gaaaatcatCTCTAGGAAATGTTTTGTACCGGCTCTATCCCCTTACATGGGGtcgaatttttattgatgGTGTCGATATCGCAACAATTGGACTGCACACATTGAGAAA AGCTATGTCCTTCATTCCACAAGATCCAGTACTTTTTGCTGGAACAGTTCGTTCAAATCTCGATCCCAACAACGTTTTCACCGATTCTGAACTGTGGTCCGCACTAGAGAAGACGTATCTCAAGACactg ATCTCCAACCTCGACAAAAAACTAGAATCCGAGGTTACAACAGGTGGAGAGAACTTTTCCGTTGGAGAGCGGCAGCTTCTCTGCCTTGCCAGAGCATTGCTATC GAAAGCAAAAATTGTCCTACTTGATGAAGCAACTTCAAGTTTGGATATGTCGACGGACAAGCTCATCCAAAAG GTGATTAGGGAAGTATTTCAAGATGCTACCGTTCTTCTAATTGCTCATCGACTTGAAAATGTTTATGGATTGGATAGGGTTTTGATGATGGATGGAGGAAAA gtTGTGGAGTTTGACCGTCCAGAAGTGTTACTGAACAAAACAGCATCGGAACTACGGATTCTCGTCAGGCAAACAGCCGGCGCCGATGAGATATTCGTGGAATCAGAAGGTGGCGGAAGTGAAAGTTCACCTGAAATCATGGATAAACGAGAAATCAATGACAGTGAAAGTGTTCCGGAAATTATCAACAAAGACTTATCACCGGATACGGAAAGTATGCCGGAGATGGtagaaaagcaagaaattgaTGACGAGGACGATAGTGTCGAAATATTGGATCGACCAACTAATCCTCCAAGTCTGGATGACGATGACATTGAGGTGGTTTCTGCGCCGACGAATCAGTAA
- a CDS encoding hypothetical protein (NECATOR_CHRX.G21351.T1) — protein sequence MQCLVSSPSNGNFKKIDFTGCRLKQIYNFFVMTVDDTVLSKVIKYGKLIKKKEKVAHALSRLNNIEMTLEILSATNIGRYVNRLCHDSEYGRDASRIIEKWKEVARQSGVRGGDEDRSSEDGDACERDQSPVAAGVSDDVEEESHSRSYNSGRSRSRHDSGHEDGYRNDDTYEHVSTKHRRKRDEDSESYHDDYRKEEGDLKRRRSDGKRLQDQSRSRSERYDDDDSDDGYRYPSAKRSRNVEHTRDEEEHSSDNSDHSLNRNYDSDEYRDVTSPKSFASSSKQRQSSSHGSFSKKRDHPSEESELTQHASSSKMSSKTTPSKKVVTEFDMMLQSADSGQPKHKKQREPHWKWSDMPVLSNYQPFPQAPRASKDAALPLADDFNPENMFKPRNERGKVFAGRRKNTAMNVSSLFNICIRVLCNNIGVLLYAEYIPYDVLKPVFERCTVEELASIEAKHPYLEDDSDELWQRFVSKKYPGEEPDSDTSWKDLYYSLEKEKEDKLKRLSQRIGKIHQADSGKGQRKTMLADATAPSYVRRRQMQHGIAHASRPLPSAIEVSSARRKIFETGGSKAALAAIPSAVVNRNSTVGAKTDRNAKKAPAKKGALMIKTMKMLNMKRK from the exons ATGCAATGCTTAGTATCGTCACCATCTAATGggaacttcaagaaaattgaTTTCACAG GTTGTCGTCTCAAACAAATCTATAACTTCTTTGTGATGACTGTGGACGACACTGTTCTCAGCAAAGTGATCAAGTATGGGAAattaatcaagaaaaaagagaag GTCGCTCATGCTTTGAGCCGGTTGAATAACATCGAAATGACTTTGGAAATATTGTCGGCCACAAATATCGGTCGTTATGTGAACAG ACTTTGTCACGACTCGGAATATGGTCGCGATGCCTCCAGAATCATTGAAAAGTGGAAGGAAGTTGCACGCCAAAGTGGTGTTCGAGGTGGTGATGAGGATCGAAGTTCGGAAGACGGCGATGCTTGTGAACGTGATCAGTCGCCGGTTGCTGCTGGTGTGTCCGACGACGTCGAAGAAGAATCGCATTCCAGAAGCTATAACAGTGGTCGTAGTCGCAGTCGACATGATTCTGGACATGAGGACGGTTATAGAAACGACGACACCTACGAGCATGTTTCCACGAAACATCGACGTAAACGTGACGAGGATAGCGAGAGTTATCACGACGACTATAGGAAGGAAGAAGGAGATCTGAAAAGACGTCGTTCCGATGGAAAACGCCTCCAAGATCAGTCACGCAGTCGCAGTGAACGATATGATGATGACG ATTCGGATGATGGATATCGTTATCCTTCGGCGAAGCGCAGTCGCAATGTGGAGCATACGAGGGATGAAGAGGAACATAGTAGTGACAATAGTGACCATTCCCTGAACAG AAACTATGATAGTGATGAGTATCGAGATGTTACCAGTCCCAAGTCGTTTGCATCGTCGTCTAAGCAGAG GCAGTCATCTTCTCATGGCAGTTTCTCCAAGAAGAGGGACCATCCGTCAGAGGAGTCTGAGCTAACGCAGCATGCGTCTTCGTCCAAAATGTCGTCAAAAACTACACCAAGCAAG aaaGTGGTTACTGAGTTCGACATGATGCTGCAAAGTGCAGATTCTGGTCAGCCGAAACATAAAAAGCAGCGTGAACCTCACTGGAAGTGGAGTGACATGCCTGTG TTGAGCAATTATCAGCCATTTCCGCAAGCACCGCGAGCGTCGAAAGATGCAGCGCTACCTCTTG CTGACGATTTCAACCCAGAAAACATGTTCAAACCTCGAAACGAACGTGGTAAAGTTTTTGCTGGCCGTAGAAAAAATACAGCAATGAATGTGTCTTCGTTGTTCAACATTTGTATCCGAGTTCTTTGCAACAATATTGGAG tactaTTATATGCGGAATATATTCCTTATGACGTGCTAAAACCGGTCTTTGAAAGGTGTACTGTCGAAGAGCTGGCAAGTATCGAAGCGAAACATCCG TACCTCGAAGACGATTCTGATGAGCTGTGGCAGCGATTTGTGTCGAAGAAGTATCCGGGGGAGGAGCCAGATTCTGATACTTCGTGGAAGGACTTATATTACTCacttgagaaggaaaaagaagacaaactgAAGCGACTAAGCCAACGTATCGGGAAGATCCATCAGGCCGATTCAGGAAAAGGACAACgaaag ACAATGCTGGCAGACGCAACTGCTCCTTCTTATGTGAGACGTCGTCAGATGCAGCACGGAATTGCTCACGCCTCTCGTCCATTGCCGAGCGCCATAGAAGTATCGAGtgctcgtaggaaaatttttgagacaGGAG gttcTAAAGCCGCTTTGGCTGCTATTCCTTCGGCTGTCGTGAATCGTAACTCAACGGTTGGTGCGAAAACCGATCGTAACGCAAAGAAAGCACCTGCGAAAAAGGGTGCACTTATGATTAAAACCATGAAAATGCTCAACATGAAGCGTAAGTAG
- a CDS encoding hypothetical protein (NECATOR_CHRX.G21351.T2) — protein sequence MTVDDTVLSKVIKYGKLIKKKEKVAHALSRLNNIEMTLEILSATNIGRYVNRLCHDSEYGRDASRIIEKWKEVARQSGVRGGDEDRSSEDGDACERDQSPVAAGVSDDVEEESHSRSYNSGRSRSRHDSGHEDGYRNDDTYEHVSTKHRRKRDEDSESYHDDYRKEEGDLKRRRSDGKRLQDQSRSRSERYDDDDSDDGYRYPSAKRSRNVEHTRDEEEHSSDNSDHSLNRNYDSDEYRDVTSPKSFASSSKQRQSSSHGSFSKKRDHPSEESELTQHASSSKMSSKTTPSKKVVTEFDMMLQSADSGQPKHKKQREPHWKWSDMPVLSNYQPFPQAPRASKDAALPLADDFNPENMFKPRNERGKVFAGRRKNTAMNVSSLFNICIRVLCNNIGVLLYAEYIPYDVLKPVFERCTVEELASIEAKHPYLEDDSDELWQRFVSKKYPGEEPDSDTSWKDLYYSLEKEKEDKLKRLSQRIGKIHQADSGKGQRKTMLADATAPSYVRRRQMQHGIAHASRPLPSAIEVSSARRKIFETGGSKAALAAIPSAVVNRNSTVGAKTDRNAKKAPAKKGALMIKTMKMLNMKRK from the exons ATGACTGTGGACGACACTGTTCTCAGCAAAGTGATCAAGTATGGGAAattaatcaagaaaaaagagaag GTCGCTCATGCTTTGAGCCGGTTGAATAACATCGAAATGACTTTGGAAATATTGTCGGCCACAAATATCGGTCGTTATGTGAACAG ACTTTGTCACGACTCGGAATATGGTCGCGATGCCTCCAGAATCATTGAAAAGTGGAAGGAAGTTGCACGCCAAAGTGGTGTTCGAGGTGGTGATGAGGATCGAAGTTCGGAAGACGGCGATGCTTGTGAACGTGATCAGTCGCCGGTTGCTGCTGGTGTGTCCGACGACGTCGAAGAAGAATCGCATTCCAGAAGCTATAACAGTGGTCGTAGTCGCAGTCGACATGATTCTGGACATGAGGACGGTTATAGAAACGACGACACCTACGAGCATGTTTCCACGAAACATCGACGTAAACGTGACGAGGATAGCGAGAGTTATCACGACGACTATAGGAAGGAAGAAGGAGATCTGAAAAGACGTCGTTCCGATGGAAAACGCCTCCAAGATCAGTCACGCAGTCGCAGTGAACGATATGATGATGACG ATTCGGATGATGGATATCGTTATCCTTCGGCGAAGCGCAGTCGCAATGTGGAGCATACGAGGGATGAAGAGGAACATAGTAGTGACAATAGTGACCATTCCCTGAACAG AAACTATGATAGTGATGAGTATCGAGATGTTACCAGTCCCAAGTCGTTTGCATCGTCGTCTAAGCAGAG GCAGTCATCTTCTCATGGCAGTTTCTCCAAGAAGAGGGACCATCCGTCAGAGGAGTCTGAGCTAACGCAGCATGCGTCTTCGTCCAAAATGTCGTCAAAAACTACACCAAGCAAG aaaGTGGTTACTGAGTTCGACATGATGCTGCAAAGTGCAGATTCTGGTCAGCCGAAACATAAAAAGCAGCGTGAACCTCACTGGAAGTGGAGTGACATGCCTGTG TTGAGCAATTATCAGCCATTTCCGCAAGCACCGCGAGCGTCGAAAGATGCAGCGCTACCTCTTG CTGACGATTTCAACCCAGAAAACATGTTCAAACCTCGAAACGAACGTGGTAAAGTTTTTGCTGGCCGTAGAAAAAATACAGCAATGAATGTGTCTTCGTTGTTCAACATTTGTATCCGAGTTCTTTGCAACAATATTGGAG tactaTTATATGCGGAATATATTCCTTATGACGTGCTAAAACCGGTCTTTGAAAGGTGTACTGTCGAAGAGCTGGCAAGTATCGAAGCGAAACATCCG TACCTCGAAGACGATTCTGATGAGCTGTGGCAGCGATTTGTGTCGAAGAAGTATCCGGGGGAGGAGCCAGATTCTGATACTTCGTGGAAGGACTTATATTACTCacttgagaaggaaaaagaagacaaactgAAGCGACTAAGCCAACGTATCGGGAAGATCCATCAGGCCGATTCAGGAAAAGGACAACgaaag ACAATGCTGGCAGACGCAACTGCTCCTTCTTATGTGAGACGTCGTCAGATGCAGCACGGAATTGCTCACGCCTCTCGTCCATTGCCGAGCGCCATAGAAGTATCGAGtgctcgtaggaaaatttttgagacaGGAG gttcTAAAGCCGCTTTGGCTGCTATTCCTTCGGCTGTCGTGAATCGTAACTCAACGGTTGGTGCGAAAACCGATCGTAACGCAAAGAAAGCACCTGCGAAAAAGGGTGCACTTATGATTAAAACCATGAAAATGCTCAACATGAAGCGTAAGTAG
- a CDS encoding hypothetical protein (NECATOR_CHRX.G21352.T1): MAICTYNARTLASEAAIEDLMMQAKKIKYDVIGLTETRRRHPLNAVYETGEELFLGTCDSRGVGGVGVLVNTSMAKNIDSFEQLTTRIGRLRMRRCGPIPALTIFVVYAPTSSYEEEEVEAFYMDLEKFYQEDHAFYKVIIGDFNAKVGPRRTPEELHIGTHGLQWNDQGERLSEFIMTTKTIHGNSQFQKPSSLRWTWESPGGGYRNEIDHIIVNKRFCLTDVGVVPKFYTGSDHRLLRGRFSFTRRAEKAAKFRERNPRTTINWDLFATLAGFWKDSAMDNIDEEYDRLVEHLHDCAKKAESFKTTKRRLSLETLELIRQRGAARAAGNRELTSELARLCREAIKEDLKERRAEVLAEAAEAGKSIRYARRDFASRKTRMTALRNPKGTTIASRRGMEKIIYDFYSDLFDSHVHLPPHHPREDGQVIPEVLPSEIRHAIMSVRNRTAPGPDRIRPEHLKSLPPILINTLARLFTRYLSECKVPKQWKTSKTVLLYKKGDPHDIGNYRPICLLSVIYKLFTRVILNRIEKVLDEGQPCEQAGFRKGFSTIDHIHTVSKLIEVSREYKMPLCLTFIDLKKAFDSVETEAVVEALDNQGVPTQYIKVLRELYSNFTTGISPFYKNIVIDVKRGVRQGDTISPKIFTATLENAMRKLEWDDMGVKVDGRQLHHLRFADDIVLVTPSISQAERMLTEFDETCGCIGLQLNLQKTMFMRNGWVSDAPFTLNGTNISECTSYVYLGRELNMMNDLTPELGRRRRAAWGAYKSIEDVVKKTRNTRLRAHLFNTTVLPALTYASETWAFRKQEENAVSVIERAIERVMLGVSRFTQVRDGIRSSLLRQRSKIRDAAAFAKESKIRWAGHVMRFNDNRWTRAVSDWVPRDIKRTTGRPPTRWSDFFTKSLKEKYDALRVPRERRNHWATLARDRDKWKNYWRPLDQFEDQRESR; encoded by the coding sequence atggcgatctgtacttataacgcacgtacgcttgcatcggaagcggccatcgaagatctgatgatgcaagccaagaagatcaagtacgacgtcatcggactgaccgagacgagacgacgtcaccctctcaacgccgtatatgaaactggagaagaactgttcttaggaacatgcgacagtagaggtgttggtggagttggcgtcctcgtcaacacgagtatggcaaagaacatcgactcttttgaacaacttacgacccgaatcggacgtctgcggatgagaagatgtggcccaataccagctttgactatcttcgtcgtttacgctccaacatcaagctacgaagaagaagaagtcgaagctttctatatggacctggagaagttctaccaagaagatcatgccttttacaaggtcataattggcgatttcaacgctaaggttggcccaagaagaacgccggaggaacttcacatcgggacccacggcctacaatggaatgaccagggagagaggctctccgagttcatcatgacgactaagaccatccatgggaactcgcaatttcagaagccctcttctttacgctggacgtgggagtcacccggtggagggtaccgtaatgaaatagaccacatcatcgtcaataaaaggttctgcctgacggacgtcggtgttgtaccaaagttctatacgggatcggaccatcgcctcctccgaggaagattttccttcacaaggagagcagagaaagccgccaagttcagagagagaaatcccaggactaccatcaactgggatctcttcgctacgctagccggcttttggaaagattctgcaatggacaacatcgacgaggaatatgaccggcttgtcgaacaccttcacgactgcgcgaagaaggctgagagttttaaaaccaccaagaggcgtctgtctcttgaaactcttgagctgatacgccagcgtggagcagcacgagccgcagggaaccgagaactcacgtccgagctcgcaaggctttgccgagaggcgataaaggaagaccttaaagagagaagagcagaagtgctggctgaagctgcagaggcggggaaaagcatccgctatgcccgtcgagacttcgccagtcgcaagacgaggatgactgctctccggaacccaaagggaacaaccattgcatcgagaagggggatggagaaaatcatctacgacttctactctgatctcttcgacagccatgtccacttgcctcctcaccatccgagggaagatggacaagtcattccagaggttctcccgtccgaaatacgacatgctatcatgtcggtaagaaatcgtacggcacccggtcccgacagaataagaccagaacacctgaagagccttccgccaatactcatcaacaccctggcgaggctctttacacgttatctgtcggaatgcaaggttcctaaacagtggaagaccagcaagaccgtgttgttgtataaaaagggagatccacatgacatcggcaactatcgcccaatctgcctactgtccgtcatctacaagctctttacaagagtaatccttaataggattgaaaaagtcttggatgaaggacagccatgcgagcaagcagggtttcgaaaaggattcagcacgattgaccacattcacactgtttcgaaactcatcgaggtatcacgagagtacaagatgccgctctgtctcaccttcatcgacttaaagaaggctttcgactcggttgagacggaagcggtcgtggaagccttggacaaccaaggcgtccctactcaatatataaaggtacttcgagagttgtacagtaacttcacgaccggaatttcgccattctacaagaacatcgtcattgacgtgaagaggggggtccgacagggtgatacaatttcacccaaaatattcacagccaccctcgagaacgcaatgcgaaagttggaatgggacgacatgggagtgaaggttgatggacggcagctacaccatttgcgctttgctgatgacatcgtactggtaacacctagcatcagccaagcggaacgaatgctgaccgaattcgacgaaacatgtggatgcatcggtcttcagctgaatctacaaaagacgatgttcatgcggaacggatgggtctcggatgccccattcacgctcaacggaacgaacatatccgaatgcaccagctacgtttatctgggtcgggaactgaacatgatgaacgacctgacccccgagctgggcaggaggagacgagcggcttggggagcgtacaagagcatcgaggatgtagtgaagaagaccaggaacacccggctccgtgctcacctcttcaacaccaccgtacttcctgctttgacctatgcttcggaaacctgggcatttcgcaagcaggaagaaaacgcggtgagcgtcattgaacgcgcaattgagagagtgatgctaggagtatcccgtttcacgcaagtgagggacgggattcgaagttctctcctacgtcagcgatcgaagattagagacgctgccgcgtttgccaaggaaagtaaaataaggtgggccggacacgtgatgcgctttaatgacaaccgttggaccagagccgtgagcgactgggttccccgcgatattaagcgcactacaggaagaccgccgacccgatggtcagatttcttcacgaagtccttgaaagaaaaatatgatgctcttcgtgtcccacgcgaaaggaggaaccactgggctactctggcacgcgatcgggacaaatggaagaattactggcgcccgctcgaccagttcgaagatcaacgggagtcaaggtga